GAATGCAAAGTATCTCTTTTCCTTCTAAGATACATAATTGGAGCGATGACAAGGAAGACCAAATAGACGAAAAACAATGTAATATAGATAAGCAGGAGGATGAAAATCTGCCTCCAGAATCTAAAGTTCCTAGGTCCTTAAAAGAATGTctcgaaatatataaatctgatGTAAGTAAAGGTATTATAAGTATATGTATcccaatttatttttcaaaatatcgttaatctatatttaatttttaaatgtattattaaattcacaGCTTGGAGCAAGTGGGCTAACGGACGaggaaataattcaattagtGAAGAATAAGCATATACCCACGTATCAGTTAGAGAAAGCAGTTGGTGACATGGAGCGGGGTGTTGGAATCAGACGTCTTATAATTGGAGAGACGGGAAAATTTCTCGATACTCTCTTCGATTTAccgtataaaaattatgattatagTAAAGTATTAGGATCCTGTTGTGAGAACGTTATAGGATATGTGCCTGTACCGCTCGGAATTGCTGGCCCGTTATTAGTCGATGGTGAATTATATCATATACCAATGGCTACAACAGAGGGATGTTTAGTAGCTTCTACAAATCGTGGTAGTAGAGCATTGTTAAAATGTGGTGTAACAAGCCGCGTAGTTGCTGATGGAATGACTAGAGGACCAGTTGTGAGGTTTCCAAATATCGTTAGAGCAAGCGAAGCTATGGCATGGATGCAAGATcctgaaaatttcaaagaaatgaaGGAGAATTTTGATTTAACTAGCAGATTTGCAAGATTGACGAAGATTCACATACGCATTGCTGGCAggcatttatttattcgttttgtGGCTACTACTGGTGACGCTATGGGTATGAATATGTTGTCTAAAGGTACTGAAAAATCATTGAACGCGGTAAAGGAACATTTCCCTGACATGGAAATATTATCGTTAAGCGGTAATTTTTGCACGGATAAAAAACCAGCGGCGGTAAATTGGATTCAAGGTAGAGGTAAAAGTGTAGTTTGTGAAGCAGTGGTCCCTGCGAATATTGTTTCCAATATACTCAAAACATCAGTTCACGCGTTAGTTGATGTgaatataagtaaaaatatgattGGGTCTGCCATAGCTGGCAGCGTAGGTGGTTTTAATGCGCACGCTGCAAATATTGTAACCGCAATTTTTATCGCTACGGGTCAAGATCCTGCACAAAATGTTGGAAGTAGCAATTGTATGACTTTAATGGAACCATGGGGAGCAGATGGTTCGGATCTGTATGTATCTTGTACAATGCCCAGCATAGAAATTGGTACTATTGGAGGTGGAACTGGTCTTCCTGCACAAGGTGCATGTTTGGCTATGTTAGGTGTTCAAGGTGCACATACCGATGAACCTGGTGAAAATGCTAGCAGATTAGCTAGAATAATATGTGCCACAGTACTTGCCGGCGAATTATCATTAATGGCTGCTCTTACAGCTGGTCATTTAGTCAAAAGTCATCTTAGGCACAACAGGTATGtctataaatgaaataatggaaagccctaaaagaataatataaaatgaataaataaaacaataaaattttatttcagatcATCTACCGCAGTAACAAATGCGATAAGTACTCCCCAAAATACTACAGGAGCCAAACTGTCCGTGCCAAATACCTTACTGCCTGTACAAAATGTATGTAAGGAGTTCATAGAGAAGTCttaacattaatataaatgaGTTCATCTTGATCTGTCACTAGAATACCTTGTATTGAACGGCTggttatatgtaatatgtaatatttttttctgtaCATGGAAGAGCATAAACCAAAACACTAGATGACTAATAATTTGAACAAGAATgcaataatagaaattttaaatcaaattcaaGAATGAATTAAACATGCTAAACAAGCTTGACTTTGTTGGAAGTAGggtagtattttaaatattatgaaatgtgTACACTTAAtttacaatgaaatataaaattaactatGGTTGTTCGAAACTACTATGGTGCaaagattatttttttgtataaatagttatatttttacatagtGGAGTATTAATATTTAGCTGTAGTGACTTCGCTAGATTATCATAATGTGAcagtaacaaatatataattgaaaacatGTAGAATATTAAGAGTACAATCAAATTGTTTTccgtaattaagaaaaaagaagtatatatatatagtttaatatatatatatatatattatatatatatatatatatatatactgtaatgatatatatatatatatatatatatatcattacagTACTATaacacaaataaaaattattaattatatttcttgttttaacTAGTTAAATgatagaaacaaaattatgttagtacaaaaaataaatttcaactgaaaattaaacaagagagaaaaaatatataaataaacaagggaagtgattttttttatccttttttattgtatatgaATTTCGcgagtaataaataaatttcttaatataagAAACTCGTATCTAAAAACACAATCCAATAATTgctataaaattcattattacaaaatttacattttttcatatgttTCTTCATATCCACAAGTATTGCAagtgtgtgtatatgtatcATCATGTTCATTATATGTATCTTCTCCAAACTCGTGCATATGAGAAGCTTTTGATGTTTTATCATATAACGAGCTCCTGACTTGCATTCTTAATTGTTTAATCTGTACAATACAAAAATAGTAAGttgataagataaaaatatctacattgatattattttgtattaatgtACAAGTACGATATTTGAAATACGTTTATCATTAcctttttgttaaatttttttattttagctCCTTCCCTCTTAACATCACgtaattctttttccttcaataatttttcttcagaACCCCATACTTGTAAAGCTCTCTGTTCTATTTGTAGTTGcaaatacaatttcatttcacCCCAATTTGCATTATGGGgattttttttagtaatacattttaatgGAGGTTCTCTTTTATCCAAATCacaatcttttaataaatactcTTGTTTTGCTTCtgtttttgtaattaaagaGTGCTTGCCCTTAGGATCTCTAATACAAAaatctaattataataatctaaagttttatattaaaataattgctaGTTCAAATAATGTTTGCATACCTGCAGTTATCACATAcagataaattaaatgtttgtaGTAGATATGAGTCTTTAAATTCATTCTTACATTCATCGCAATGAGGAAAATCTATAAGAATAGGTGCAGGTTGTGATATTATTTCTAactgaaaagaaagaaaatattggtTATGAAATCCAGTtaatatgtaatgtaataactATTAAATGGTTATACCATTTGTTGTTCTAATTCATCACTTTCTTCTATAAGAAAACCTCCTCCACTATCTATAACACGTTGTCCTTGAACTTTATAAGATGTACTCTTTCCTGAATCTTCGTTTTCACTTTAAAAAAGTACAAATGTTttgttatacaattttttatttttctaactaCTGATATTGGCAACGTACCTCCTTACATAAGGATGAGAAACTATTTTAGATTTTCTTAAAAGTAATGCTTTTTGACGATTTCGCTCTGCACGTTCTTTAAAGTGCtgacaattttctattaattcttcATCCTTTAATGGATCATTTACATCTAACGTAGTAGACATTTTTACAACTGTACTTTTAAAACGCAAGgtttgttttaaattcagaAAACTTTAAcctaaaaacaaataaaatatataaaaaatgagcattgtgtaataatattgtttatgtCATATTCCTAATAACAGCAAATACAACTtacacatacgtatgtataatcCGACagattaaatataaacttcactatatattaaatatgtaactaataaagtttaaagaaatgatcatattttataattataattaccatataaatttttattcttatatatgATACCCTTcctacattttataatataattaaacataaataatgatttaaaaagaatGTAGCAAAATCaggtaaaatacatataaaatgtaagattttgatatatatttagCATTTAAAAACGTGCTAGCTAACTATTgcacaatatatattttagtatggATTTCACTTGTATATTTTGAATCTCAATTCTTTAGCTTATTTTGAAGCAACTACCGGTGAATAATGGCAATCCgccattttatctttttaagaatatatatatatatatatatatatatctaaacCAATTCGATATTCCGCgaagtttaattttttgaatttatttaaccAACTCGAACTTTACATAGCGAATTCGAAAAACGATTAATATTGTGTGTCAGTTATAAGAAAATGACAAAAACGATAGAATAGTGTTCTAAGTTCATTGcatgttataagttattattataaatgtaactGAATATCgtgtttgaatttcaaattaattttaaattaaacagtcATGGCTGCTCGCGCATTTATACATTATTCTGttgatttgaaattttgttgtaaaaaatgcaaaaaaatattggatctttgtaatacatataaatcaaGTCGAATTTTAACGTCGCAGGTTTtcaagatattaatttatgaagCAAGATGATTACATAAGGTAGGGATAAAACATTAACTATCAACATCTTccttgaatatttatatttcaatatacataTCACGCTTATACTTACAAATAACAcattgtacaaaataaatattcatagtatgtaaatatgaattttaaggACGTAGATGCAAATATAGAAGCTATTAACTATTATTACTGTTTTCTTACTTCTTTTAACAAAGTCTTTTACAtttcacgaataaaaatatcaattacaaattttaaataagtgATCTTTTGAACTTGTATCTCGTGCAAGTTAAAATCATAGGAAAGAAtgaatgtatgtatttatttcctCATTAAAAGTTCGCAACAAGTACTAAATGTAGATAAAGATGGTGGTATATCTTCCATTAATCTAATTATGCATAAGGCATGCGCTATatgctttcctttttttaattcttgtaTAAGAATTTCTGCATTTTCCTTTACATCTGTTAGAGATCGATTCACAAAGACATGTTCAATgattcgattaaatatttcgtgatTCGGGTCGAAGTATGctgttaaatttttcaaaaataacatttctaGTATCGGTGCTGACAATGTTAATTcctaaaacataaaataacattagtagaaatgtgtaaaataaaagcatGAACCTGTTGATGTACGTGCTTGTGCATACTTTATGTCTTTCCAGAAGAATATTTACTGCTTCTTTGTGAAATTCTGAATTATCCATATCCAACCTAATATAAATTGCGTGCTCAAGAGGAATTTCTTCTGTGTTCAAAAATTCTTTGAGTACctaatacaaataatacaaaaaaaataattagttatatttaataaattggttataatttactaaactgtatttcaataaaaaatttacgtTTGTTGAAGATAATGCttctattaattctttatattcttCAAAACTTTGTTTGctatgtttgtttttatctttttccatAATAAAGGCATTAACTagtttcatcatttttaaaattggatGTTTATTAACTTTTGTATATTGAGAATCTTCAAATTGTGGCCATTgtaataacaatttctttGCCTCATAAAAATGATCAACATTCcttattttactaaatattttttcaaaagctTCAAAGCGATCTTTTTCTGTCGCACATTCCCCTATATCTTTTATTAGAGaagtattattttctatacacAGTTCttgatttaaaatatcttttttgttCCCTACGTTTTCTATTATATCTTCATCTGAAAAGTTGCCCCAATTATCAGTCCATTCTATATcatttttgtcattagatTCAGATGAACTCatcttaattttatctttctcgTTACGTCGCGAATTTTCTGTCgaaatttcttcctcttttgaTTTTCCAGTAAATACACTTGAACTTTGTGCTTGaacaatattaaattcatcTGACTTTTGATGATCTTCAATCTTATTGTCGTTTTCCATTTTAACGTCGTGATGTAACTCAAGAAATTCTGTCTTATTTATTCCGCAGCTTTTAGATAAACATGTTTGCCAATATTCAAATTGTTCATAAATGTCAGATTTTTTGTATCTGTGAGCTGTACTCatcgtttttaatattaaactcAACGGATCAAACGAATATAAatctgtaaaataataatctttatatGTGCTTTTGTATAATTCcaaacaataataatacattgaaGTTTGTATGTATAGCATTGTTTGTGGCAGTTCCATTAAAACATTGTGTATTTCTTCTATATACTTCTTATGTACACTAAATAAATATGCCATGCCTAGTAACCAATCCTGTTGTATAGTATACTTTGTACActctaaaaatactaaaataaaaacagaaattatcgTTTATCCAATATTTaacttatatacatatatgttatatataacatatattatacacatgtatTTAACTTATATACATTTCCGTTTAGGCGAATACGTAATACTTACAATGATTAATATCACTCACTTCCAAACCAtaacaaaatgtttcattcaaCATAGTTATCCTCAAAAGAGCACGGCAGCATTTGAGCTGCGTATTTTGTAAATCTGGCATTGAATAATTTACGTATTTCGTGTCGAGTTCACtaagtttacaatttttatgtaaatctTCATAAAAACATGGGAAACTTTGAATGTCATCATCTTCTATAAGATTTTCATATCCTGTGTTATTATCCTGattatttgagaaattaaattttaatctagACTTCCAAAAATTTGTGTcgcttatattttttattaaactaaaTGCTGAATCTTTCATAACATTTGCAGAAGTTTTTACTATCTCAGTAGAAGCTTCCAAAACTTTTGGGACAAATTCTTTAGTTTCTATTTGCGGCTGTAAATTGACAATGATTTAGTATAgttctatatttttcgttagaggtggtattttttaatgaatttcttaCAGTAGTTAATGCATCTATAAATTCATCTTCACTATCTGCGTCTTCACTATCATTGAAATCATCAGATAGTAAAGCAGGAGGTATCCacaattctaaatttttatgtaacatttgtatttctattaaatatatttgatctAGTGCTTTGCTCAGCATATCGCTAGGCCCATTGTTTATTGCAAACCATAAACATTTTTGTCTAGTTTTCAGATCTTCGTAATCTCCACAAAATCCTAATTCTAAAGCAACTGTCCAGGCAGGAATATAGTTATTTTGCATTAATTGCTGACAGGTAGCAGCACAAACATTAAAGTCCTTTacctattatattatattatagatcAATTATctgcaattaaatattaaatactagCTTTAAAATAACTCTACCTCAAGTGCTTTTTTCGCAATTAACTCCAAAACCTTTCCTTCCCGCATTCTACTATTATTCCTCTCTATTCGTAAGTAATTCGCTAACGTTAATAATCTCTGACGACTTTTATGAGCATCTACCCTCTTATTTAAACAGTCCTTTATCAACTGTAGTCTGTCTTGCATTAATCGCACTTGAAGTGgtaatatatcaatatagaATTCATTCAAAATTTGAAGCGAGTTAATGAGATCGTACTCTTCTTTTATCTGTGCATTATCATCTATGATTAGATGAAGGCAAGctctgaaattatattatttataaaggtTAAAGTAGGAAATCAGTGCAAGAACTAAAAACACTTACCTAGCTAATTCCATATTAGAGTCAGTTAAGGATTTTGAACTATTAAAATACTCTTTACTAGcatctaaaattaaattcaccgTTTTTTCATAAGACACTTTCAATAAAGACTGTTCATTTTTCTTAGTCTCAATTAAAGCAGTGCAATTTTGTATGTTAGATTTAACTCCTGATACCAAACGTGCTGATACACAGATttcaaaacaaatttctatgtCGACACATGTAAAAATTAGACCatgaatttctaacatttcatttaataattgagCCCATTGTTTTTCATCTGGAGGTGGTGCTCTTAAATTAAACAGAcaacattttgaaatacaaaacattcttataaaatggatattaaaaaataaaaaatgcctAGTCACCTTTTGTTTAAACTTCTTGCCATTTGAATCAGTAGTTGTTTTGCAGCATCAggattacttttattttttcgcaaTACATGTAATGTAGTTTTAACgccatatttatttaaaatttttgcaCATTCAAGTTCTTTATCAAGCTCTTCCAGTAGAGTGTTTATGGCATCTATTCTTCTCATTTCACGGTCTTTGGCGATGGAATCTACAATACGTGTTGCTTTTTCATACATATTAGGATCATTGCAAGCGTATATGCAATCTAACGCTAAAATCGCAATATTCTCTATCATTTGAAGAATCTCATCATCTTGAGATTGTTTTAAGTATTCAAAAAGTTTAACTGGTAACTTTAAGTCTTCTTTACTAATAGACACTAAATAGTcactaaataaatatctctGTAATTCTCCGCCCAGATACtgacttcttctttttataaatgataatagaaaactttttataTCATCAACAAAACTTTCTTCACTAGTCATGCTCATtagcaatttaattttttccaaattagataatttttgtaattgatCTAAAGATAGGtcttctatataaattttgtaaatgataTCGTCTAAAGTTTCCAAATCTAGCAACAAATTGTCTAATCcattaatattatgtaatttggcaatttttatcaattgcAAAGCATTATCAATCATATAACTATTCCTCTCGATCTGATAAGCTCGCGACTCGTACCATTTTTGTAACAATTCTGGTGTAAGTAATGTGTTTCTGTATATAGTTAACGATGGATCATATTCATAAAGTGATTGTGATTTATCATCGCtttctaaattaattatctCATTGAATTCAGCTTTCTCAGCCCAATCTTTTTGTCGTAATTCACGCTGAtcaaacagaaacaattgtcCATCAATGTCGCATTCTGGTAGAAGTTTTTTATACTTCAATGGATTTAAAGTCTCTGGAAAGAAACTAATAATAGCTAACCAATGAGGTAACAAACATTCACCGTAGTAAGTGAACATAATTTCAACTCCCCGACAATCTCCATCCTTCGCaaatttaattgcattttcAACAGCTGAAAGCTGTCGAAATTCTTCGTAAAAGTTTTTATCGTACTTTAACgaggaatttaaaataatttcgtatgtaAGTAACTTATCTAGATGATCTAGAAGCTTCcttctatatttaattaaatcctttTGAGCGTCagataaatgtttaatatcgATCTTTTGCAGCGcttgatttattttttgtatctgtCTTAAGCTTATACTAGCTTCATCCATTCCACTCCATTCTTCATCAGTATtatctattataaattttccattgtCACAGGTTCCAATTGCTACTAAAGTTTCCAGGTTGGCACCTTTTAAaccaaaatttaataattctctTGCTGCTTCGATAGTATCTGGAACTCGAGTAATGCATTCATGTAGGACCCAAGACCTTTTTGTAACTTTACTCAAATGTTCTTGAATAGCATTCAATGATAATTCAGATTTTCTCCACTGTGTCTGATATACCAAATCTGTATccaaattatatgtatttgcTAAAGCCAATGCTTCTTCATATTCCTATAATACAATCTTTTGGTTACTTTAGTTTCagctattttaaatttcacaaatacTCATACCtctatatcaatttttcttgAATAAAGTTCTTCAGGTGTAGTACTTTTAAGTCCAAGGATTCTATATGTTCTAAATAATACTCTTGACTTCTTCTTTTTAGGCTGAAATCTTTCAATGTCAGTGATAGAATACAAGGTACTTTGCATT
Above is a genomic segment from Bombus pascuorum chromosome 9, iyBomPasc1.1, whole genome shotgun sequence containing:
- the LOC132910938 gene encoding 3-hydroxy-3-methylglutaryl-coenzyme A reductase, whose translation is MLTHLFEIHGRFCAGHPLEVIVTTFTLTACILNLETGSGHPRDSRTLPLALHCRPGRCNSDDLNAADIIVMTIIRCLAILFTYYQFRNLQKLGSKYILGIAGLFTVFSSVVFTSSVMNFGRSDISDLKDALFFFLLIIDLSKAAILARLALSSRNKEEVRANIARGMSLLGPTITLDTLVETLLISIGSLSGVKRLEILCSFACLGVIVNYIVFMTFYPACLSLILELSRESNAMKPLNADRIFIMQPLNEEDQKPNPVVERVKLIMIAGLFTVHASSRWFSKVHQSEPTVEGEIASANSHVIMNSYNKTENSSEVKNYLMNWLSVSADNIVILILLLALAVKFIFFEDKGDIAKQLRSEVEDDTEEKVESECVKGKENESEDVNMLSIKLPFKQNFSRMQSISFPSKIHNWSDDKEDQIDEKQCNIDKQEDENLPPESKVPRSLKECLEIYKSDLGASGLTDEEIIQLVKNKHIPTYQLEKAVGDMERGVGIRRLIIGETGKFLDTLFDLPYKNYDYSKVLGSCCENVIGYVPVPLGIAGPLLVDGELYHIPMATTEGCLVASTNRGSRALLKCGVTSRVVADGMTRGPVVRFPNIVRASEAMAWMQDPENFKEMKENFDLTSRFARLTKIHIRIAGRHLFIRFVATTGDAMGMNMLSKGTEKSLNAVKEHFPDMEILSLSGNFCTDKKPAAVNWIQGRGKSVVCEAVVPANIVSNILKTSVHALVDVNISKNMIGSAIAGSVGGFNAHAANIVTAIFIATGQDPAQNVGSSNCMTLMEPWGADGSDLYVSCTMPSIEIGTIGGGTGLPAQGACLAMLGVQGAHTDEPGENASRLARIICATVLAGELSLMAALTAGHLVKSHLRHNRSSTAVTNAISTPQNTTGAKLSVPNTLLPVQNVCKEFIEKS
- the LOC132910608 gene encoding DNA repair protein complementing XP-A cells homolog → MSTTLDVNDPLKDEELIENCQHFKERAERNRQKALLLRKSKIVSHPYVRSENEDSGKSTSYKVQGQRVIDSGGGFLIEESDELEQQMLEIISQPAPILIDFPHCDECKNEFKDSYLLQTFNLSVCDNCRDPKGKHSLITKTEAKQEYLLKDCDLDKREPPLKCITKKNPHNANWGEMKLYLQLQIEQRALQVWGSEEKLLKEKELRDVKREGAKIKKFNKKIKQLRMQVRSSLYDKTSKASHMHEFGEDTYNEHDDTYTHTCNTCGYEETYEKM
- the LOC132910606 gene encoding NBAS subunit of NRZ tethering complex-like isoform X1, whose product is MVNSNESSNKPILYELLEYFIREQEPELIKCKNDSVILPTTGTIKNALRYLNNRYSLPESISQQISFTLPWKFAIGDHGRLLAVLQENVIEIRKAKDEYSSVVGKASVPKDAFPEWRKLVWSPDGTLLVLASSNGYASFYNALGNNIFNISPKTISQNPHILEAGDAIASMIFLKPRTQSDKWSYEFMLITYSGLLKSYHISTTNEFEANYEFSFGTFYKNGINAVVYDEKHSLFYVAGNTISQKLMSTASDSGLTSWRPLNEYPYCKLSFTFDDESKTKSRFSIWNIIPTLSLQPESIIFKVKISPNNKFLTCLHTDGSISLWRLPTLLIQRKWKLSEQPDFNIPNPLGHAKTKKFPPGVTEFHPIDIGWWSEEAIIITRCSGSTSVCSTTDLKNLLGSSPEFLAGQPQIHELGSDRGFLCLDCETYITSKKRNRESNTENQTSEASSESEEESDELQPASILNYTTNLMQSTLYSITDIERFQPKKKKSRVLFRTYRILGLKSTTPEELYSRKIDIEEYEEALALANTYNLDTDLVYQTQWRKSELSLNAIQEHLSKVTKRSWVLHECITRVPDTIEAARELLNFGLKGANLETLVAIGTCDNGKFIIDNTDEEWSGMDEASISLRQIQKINQALQKIDIKHLSDAQKDLIKYRRKLLDHLDKLLTYEIILNSSLKYDKNFYEEFRQLSAVENAIKFAKDGDCRGVEIMFTYYGECLLPHWLAIISFFPETLNPLKYKKLLPECDIDGQLFLFDQRELRQKDWAEKAEFNEIINLESDDKSQSLYEYDPSLTIYRNTLLTPELLQKWYESRAYQIERNSYMIDNALQLIKIAKLHNINGLDNLLLDLETLDDIIYKIYIEDLSLDQLQKLSNLEKIKLLMSMTSEESFVDDIKSFLLSFIKRRSQYLGGELQRYLFSDYLVSISKEDLKLPVKLFEYLKQSQDDEILQMIENIAILALDCIYACNDPNMYEKATRIVDSIAKDREMRRIDAINTLLEELDKELECAKILNKYGVKTTLHVLRKNKSNPDAAKQLLIQMARSLNKRAPPPDEKQWAQLLNEMLEIHGLIFTCVDIEICFEICVSARLVSGVKSNIQNCTALIETKKNEQSLLKVSYEKTVNLILDASKEYFNSSKSLTDSNMELARACLHLIIDDNAQIKEEYDLINSLQILNEFYIDILPLQVRLMQDRLQLIKDCLNKRVDAHKSRQRLLTLANYLRIERNNSRMREGKVLELIAKKALEVKDFNVCAATCQQLMQNNYIPAWTVALELGFCGDYEDLKTRQKCLWFAINNGPSDMLSKALDQIYLIEIQMLHKNLELWIPPALLSDDFNDSEDADSEDEFIDALTTPQIETKEFVPKVLEASTEIVKTSANVMKDSAFSLIKNISDTNFWKSRLKFNFSNNQDNNTGYENLIEDDDIQSFPCFYEDLHKNCKLSELDTKYVNYSMPDLQNTQLKCCRALLRITMLNETFCYGLEVSDINHLFLECTKYTIQQDWLLGMAYLFSVHKKYIEEIHNVLMELPQTMLYIQTSMYYYCLELYKSTYKDYYFTDLYSFDPLSLILKTMSTAHRYKKSDIYEQFEYWQTCLSKSCGINKTEFLELHHDVKMENDNKIEDHQKSDEFNIVQAQSSSVFTGKSKEEEISTENSRRNEKDKIKMSSSESNDKNDIEWTDNWGNFSDEDIIENVGNKKDILNQELCIENNTSLIKDIGECATEKDRFEAFEKIFSKIRNVDHFYEAKKLLLQWPQFEDSQYTKVNKHPILKMMKLVNAFIMEKDKNKHSKQSFEEYKELIEALSSTNVLKEFLNTEEIPLEHAIYIRLDMDNSEFHKEAVNILLERHKELTLSAPILEMLFLKNLTAYFDPNHEIFNRIIEHVFVNRSLTDVKENAEILIQELKKGKHIAHALCIIRLMEDIPPSLSTFSTCCELLMRK
- the LOC132910606 gene encoding NBAS subunit of NRZ tethering complex-like isoform X2, producing MVNSNESSNKPILYELLEYFIREQEPELIKCKNDSVILPTTGTIKNALRYLNNRYSLPESISQQISFTLPWKFAIGDHGRLLAVLQENVIEIRKAKDEYSSVVGKASVPKDAFPEWRKLVWSPDGTLLVLASSNGYASFYNALGNNIFNISPKTISQNPHILEAGDAIASMIFLKPRTQSDKWSYEFMLITYSGLLKSYHISTTNEFEANYEFSFGTFYKNGINAVVYDEKHSLFYVAGNTISQKLMSTASDSGLTSWRPLNEYPYCKLSFTFDDESKTKSRFSIWNIIPTLSLQPESIIFKVKISPNNKFLTCLHTDGSISLWRLPTLLIQRKWKLSEQPDFNIPNPLGHAKTKKFPPGVTEFHPIDIGWWSEEAIIITRCSGSTSVCSTTDLKNLLGSSPEFLAGQPQIHELGSDRGFLCLDCETYITSKKRNRESNTENQTSASSESEEESDELQPASILNYTTNLMQSTLYSITDIERFQPKKKKSRVLFRTYRILGLKSTTPEELYSRKIDIEEYEEALALANTYNLDTDLVYQTQWRKSELSLNAIQEHLSKVTKRSWVLHECITRVPDTIEAARELLNFGLKGANLETLVAIGTCDNGKFIIDNTDEEWSGMDEASISLRQIQKINQALQKIDIKHLSDAQKDLIKYRRKLLDHLDKLLTYEIILNSSLKYDKNFYEEFRQLSAVENAIKFAKDGDCRGVEIMFTYYGECLLPHWLAIISFFPETLNPLKYKKLLPECDIDGQLFLFDQRELRQKDWAEKAEFNEIINLESDDKSQSLYEYDPSLTIYRNTLLTPELLQKWYESRAYQIERNSYMIDNALQLIKIAKLHNINGLDNLLLDLETLDDIIYKIYIEDLSLDQLQKLSNLEKIKLLMSMTSEESFVDDIKSFLLSFIKRRSQYLGGELQRYLFSDYLVSISKEDLKLPVKLFEYLKQSQDDEILQMIENIAILALDCIYACNDPNMYEKATRIVDSIAKDREMRRIDAINTLLEELDKELECAKILNKYGVKTTLHVLRKNKSNPDAAKQLLIQMARSLNKRAPPPDEKQWAQLLNEMLEIHGLIFTCVDIEICFEICVSARLVSGVKSNIQNCTALIETKKNEQSLLKVSYEKTVNLILDASKEYFNSSKSLTDSNMELARACLHLIIDDNAQIKEEYDLINSLQILNEFYIDILPLQVRLMQDRLQLIKDCLNKRVDAHKSRQRLLTLANYLRIERNNSRMREGKVLELIAKKALEVKDFNVCAATCQQLMQNNYIPAWTVALELGFCGDYEDLKTRQKCLWFAINNGPSDMLSKALDQIYLIEIQMLHKNLELWIPPALLSDDFNDSEDADSEDEFIDALTTPQIETKEFVPKVLEASTEIVKTSANVMKDSAFSLIKNISDTNFWKSRLKFNFSNNQDNNTGYENLIEDDDIQSFPCFYEDLHKNCKLSELDTKYVNYSMPDLQNTQLKCCRALLRITMLNETFCYGLEVSDINHLFLECTKYTIQQDWLLGMAYLFSVHKKYIEEIHNVLMELPQTMLYIQTSMYYYCLELYKSTYKDYYFTDLYSFDPLSLILKTMSTAHRYKKSDIYEQFEYWQTCLSKSCGINKTEFLELHHDVKMENDNKIEDHQKSDEFNIVQAQSSSVFTGKSKEEEISTENSRRNEKDKIKMSSSESNDKNDIEWTDNWGNFSDEDIIENVGNKKDILNQELCIENNTSLIKDIGECATEKDRFEAFEKIFSKIRNVDHFYEAKKLLLQWPQFEDSQYTKVNKHPILKMMKLVNAFIMEKDKNKHSKQSFEEYKELIEALSSTNVLKEFLNTEEIPLEHAIYIRLDMDNSEFHKEAVNILLERHKELTLSAPILEMLFLKNLTAYFDPNHEIFNRIIEHVFVNRSLTDVKENAEILIQELKKGKHIAHALCIIRLMEDIPPSLSTFSTCCELLMRK